The Sinomicrobium kalidii genome contains a region encoding:
- the amaB gene encoding L-piperidine-6-carboxylate dehydrogenase — protein sequence MSLTATDFGIDEALETLGLTDINNGTSTGENFFGSGELIASYSPVDGTLIGKVSATTREDYEKVITAATEGFKKWRVMPAPQRGEVIRQFNDELRRLKEPLGKLVSYEMGKSYQEGLGEVQEMIDICDFAVGLSRQLHGLTMHSERPGHRMYEQYHPLGVVGIISAFNFPVAVWSWNTAIAWACGDACIWKGSEKTPLTSVACQNIAARVFAENGLPQGISCLITGDHNVGEMMTHDERIPLISATGSIRMGKIVAQAVAARLGKSLLELGGNNAIIVTPDADIKNTVIGAVFGAVGTCGQRCTSTRRLIVHEDVYDKVKNAIVDAYKQLRIGNPLDENNHVGPLIDKGAVENYLNALKRVEEEGGKILVEGGVLEGEGYESGCYVKPAIAEAENHFDIVQQETFAPVLYLLKYSGDLDNALQKQNGVKQGLSSAIMTNNLREAERFLSVEGSDCGIANVNIGTSGAEIGGAFGGEKETGGGRESGSDAWKLYMRRQTNTINYTTELPLAQGIKFDL from the coding sequence ATGTCATTAACAGCAACTGATTTTGGAATTGATGAAGCTCTGGAAACATTAGGGCTAACGGATATTAACAACGGAACTTCAACCGGGGAAAATTTCTTCGGGAGTGGTGAATTGATCGCGTCTTACTCACCGGTGGACGGGACCTTGATAGGTAAGGTAAGCGCAACGACGAGGGAAGATTATGAAAAAGTGATTACAGCTGCTACGGAAGGGTTTAAAAAATGGCGGGTTATGCCGGCACCGCAACGCGGGGAGGTCATAAGGCAGTTCAACGATGAGCTTCGCCGGTTAAAGGAACCGCTGGGAAAGCTGGTTTCCTATGAAATGGGAAAATCCTACCAGGAAGGCCTGGGAGAGGTTCAGGAAATGATAGACATCTGCGATTTTGCCGTAGGGCTGTCCCGTCAGTTGCACGGATTGACCATGCATTCCGAACGCCCGGGGCACCGGATGTACGAACAGTATCATCCGCTGGGTGTTGTCGGGATCATTTCGGCATTTAACTTCCCGGTTGCCGTATGGAGCTGGAATACGGCCATTGCATGGGCCTGTGGCGATGCCTGTATCTGGAAGGGTTCGGAAAAGACACCGCTCACTTCGGTAGCCTGTCAGAATATTGCTGCCCGGGTATTTGCGGAAAACGGACTGCCCCAGGGGATTTCCTGCCTCATCACCGGAGACCACAACGTCGGGGAAATGATGACACATGACGAACGTATCCCCCTGATTTCGGCAACGGGATCGATCCGTATGGGAAAGATCGTGGCACAGGCCGTAGCGGCACGACTGGGAAAATCCCTGCTGGAACTGGGCGGGAATAACGCCATTATCGTAACTCCCGATGCCGACATTAAAAATACGGTGATAGGGGCCGTGTTCGGCGCCGTGGGTACCTGCGGGCAACGCTGTACTTCTACCAGGAGGCTGATCGTTCATGAAGATGTTTACGACAAGGTAAAAAATGCCATAGTAGATGCCTATAAACAACTCCGCATCGGGAATCCGCTGGATGAAAATAACCATGTGGGGCCGCTAATCGACAAGGGAGCTGTAGAGAATTACCTGAATGCCCTGAAAAGAGTAGAAGAAGAGGGCGGTAAAATCCTGGTTGAAGGCGGTGTGCTGGAAGGTGAAGGATATGAAAGCGGATGCTATGTAAAGCCTGCCATAGCCGAAGCCGAAAACCATTTTGATATCGTGCAGCAGGAAACCTTTGCCCCGGTACTTTACCTGCTGAAATACAGCGGAGACCTTGACAACGCCCTTCAGAAGCAGAACGGTGTAAAACAGGGACTGTCTTCCGCTATCATGACCAATAACCTTCGCGAAGCAGAACGCTTTTTGTCCGTGGAAGGATCAGATTGCGGTATTGCCAATGTAAATATCGGTACGAGCGGGGCTGAGATCGGAGGAGCCTTTGGCGGGGAAAAAGAAACCGGGGGTGGCCGCGAGTCCGGGTCGGATGCGTGGAAGCTGTATATGCGAAGGCAGACGAACACCATCAATTATACCACCGAACTTCCGCTTGCCCAGGGTATTAAATTTGACCTTTAA
- a CDS encoding 3-hydroxyanthranilate 3,4-dioxygenase, whose amino-acid sequence MSIKKPFNLQKWIDENRELLKPPVGNKNLYVDSGDYIVMVVAGPNARKDYHYNETEEFFYQIEGTIKVIVQDEGQRKEMELHAGDMYLHPAGVPHCPVRNEGSIGLVIERKRAGKNFTDGLLWYCDNCNHKLHEVYFELHDIEKDFLPHFKTFYNSESLRTCDKCGSVMEADPRFTG is encoded by the coding sequence ATGAGCATAAAAAAACCTTTTAACCTCCAGAAGTGGATCGATGAAAACAGGGAACTGCTGAAACCACCGGTAGGGAACAAAAACCTGTATGTGGATTCCGGTGATTATATTGTAATGGTGGTTGCCGGGCCCAATGCCAGAAAGGACTACCATTACAACGAGACCGAGGAATTTTTTTACCAGATAGAAGGAACTATAAAAGTGATTGTTCAGGACGAAGGGCAGCGTAAGGAAATGGAACTCCATGCCGGCGACATGTACCTGCACCCGGCCGGAGTGCCTCACTGTCCCGTACGCAATGAAGGGTCAATAGGTCTTGTAATTGAACGGAAGAGGGCGGGAAAGAATTTTACCGACGGATTGCTGTGGTATTGCGACAACTGTAACCACAAGCTTCACGAAGTCTATTTCGAACTGCACGATATCGAAAAAGACTTTCTGCCCCATTTCAAGACCTTTTACAATTCGGAATCGTTGCGCACCTGTGATAAGTGCGGTTCCGTAATGGAAGCCGATCCGAGGTTTACGGGATGA
- a CDS encoding DUF4296 domain-containing protein, whose protein sequence is MKLRNILPFVVLLSVLSCKDKTVEKPDNLIRKDRMTDILVDIALMNAIRGVDTDIFNKEEITPEAYIYQKHNIDSLQFAQSNTYYAARPVDYASMYKEVETRLKTMKDEFEKAREEQRKADSIQKAKTVEEKKTQ, encoded by the coding sequence ATGAAACTCAGGAATATCTTGCCCTTTGTTGTTCTGCTGAGCGTTTTATCCTGCAAGGACAAGACCGTGGAAAAACCGGATAACCTCATCCGGAAAGACCGGATGACGGATATCCTGGTAGACATCGCCCTGATGAATGCCATACGGGGAGTCGATACCGATATCTTCAACAAAGAAGAGATTACGCCGGAAGCGTACATTTATCAAAAACACAACATCGACAGTCTTCAGTTCGCCCAAAGCAACACTTATTACGCTGCCAGGCCCGTAGATTATGCCTCTATGTATAAAGAGGTCGAGACCCGGCTAAAAACAATGAAGGACGAATTTGAAAAGGCACGTGAAGAGCAACGGAAAGCAGACAGTATACAAAAAGCAAAAACCGTCGAAGAAAAGAAAACACAATAA
- a CDS encoding polyprenol monophosphomannose synthase, with amino-acid sequence MQADGLVIIPTYNEIENIEAIIREVFQLKKDFHILIVDDNSPDGTAAKVISVQQEFPDRLFLEERKEKSGLGTAYIHGFKWALQKGYDYIFEMDADFSHNPRDLVRLFNACALHGADVAIGSRYVKGVNVVNWPLQRILLSYGASFYVKFITGMRIHDPTAGFMCYKKEVIESIKLDNIRFVGYAFQIEMKFRAFLKKFNITEVPIIFKDREKGNSKMNGKIINEAIFGVLSMKLRSLFKKEGF; translated from the coding sequence ATGCAAGCGGACGGCCTGGTCATTATTCCTACATATAACGAAATTGAAAATATTGAAGCCATTATCAGGGAGGTCTTCCAACTGAAAAAGGACTTCCATATTCTTATCGTTGACGATAATTCTCCCGACGGCACAGCGGCAAAGGTAATATCCGTACAACAGGAATTCCCCGACCGGCTTTTCCTGGAGGAACGCAAAGAAAAATCCGGCCTCGGAACGGCTTATATCCACGGTTTTAAATGGGCCCTACAAAAAGGGTATGATTATATTTTTGAAATGGACGCCGACTTTTCCCATAATCCCAGGGACTTGGTGCGCCTCTTCAATGCCTGTGCCCTCCACGGTGCAGACGTGGCCATCGGCTCCCGGTATGTAAAAGGGGTGAATGTGGTAAACTGGCCCCTGCAACGTATCCTGCTTTCTTACGGTGCCTCCTTTTACGTGAAATTTATTACGGGAATGCGTATTCACGATCCCACCGCGGGTTTTATGTGCTACAAAAAGGAAGTGATAGAAAGCATAAAACTGGACAACATCCGTTTTGTGGGCTATGCCTTCCAGATAGAAATGAAGTTTCGCGCTTTCCTGAAAAAATTCAACATCACAGAAGTACCGATAATTTTTAAAGACCGGGAAAAAGGGAATTCCAAAATGAACGGAAAGATCATTAACGAAGCCATTTTCGGCGTATTGTCCATGAAGCTTCGAAGCCTGTTCAAAAAAGAAGGCTTTTAG
- a CDS encoding isoaspartyl peptidase/L-asparaginase family protein, which yields MIKRTFIRTAVLALGIFCCTVSCKHTPETSTDTTTSAAPSGQQKEPFAIVIHGGAGTILRKNMTPEREAEYRKVLEKAIRTGYDILKNGGSGLDAVQKTVNVMENSPLFNAGKGAVFTHDGKNELDASIMDGKTLNAGAVAGVTTVKNPITLARTVMEKSEHVILARKGAEDFAEEQGLEIVDPSYFYTESRMKALERIREREKSELDHDGKTAFYDPIIKDAKFGTVGCVALDKNGNLAAATSTGGMTNKRWGRIGDSPIIGAGTYANNQTCAVSSTGWGEFFIRGMVAYDISALMEYKGMSLKDAAKEVIQKKLPGLGGNGGIIAVDHLGNMVMEFNTAGMYRASMNAKGELHVGIYEN from the coding sequence ATGATCAAAAGAACTTTTATCCGCACGGCCGTCTTAGCTCTGGGTATATTTTGTTGCACAGTTTCCTGCAAGCACACTCCCGAAACAAGTACTGATACGACTACTTCAGCAGCACCTTCCGGACAGCAGAAAGAACCTTTTGCCATTGTTATTCACGGCGGGGCCGGTACCATACTGCGAAAAAACATGACTCCGGAAAGAGAAGCCGAATACCGGAAAGTTCTGGAAAAAGCCATAAGAACGGGATATGACATCCTCAAAAACGGGGGCTCCGGCCTTGACGCCGTCCAGAAAACCGTCAATGTCATGGAAAACTCCCCCCTGTTCAACGCCGGAAAAGGAGCCGTCTTCACCCATGACGGAAAAAACGAACTGGATGCCTCCATCATGGATGGCAAAACCTTAAATGCCGGGGCAGTGGCCGGCGTGACGACCGTTAAAAACCCCATTACCCTGGCCCGTACGGTTATGGAAAAATCCGAACACGTTATACTGGCCCGTAAAGGGGCCGAAGATTTTGCCGAAGAACAGGGGCTCGAAATTGTAGATCCCTCCTATTTCTATACGGAATCCCGTATGAAGGCACTGGAAAGGATAAGGGAGCGCGAAAAATCCGAGCTCGATCATGACGGGAAAACCGCTTTTTACGATCCCATCATCAAAGACGCCAAATTCGGTACGGTAGGATGTGTTGCGCTCGACAAAAACGGCAACCTGGCCGCCGCTACTTCTACCGGAGGGATGACCAATAAGCGATGGGGGCGTATAGGCGATTCGCCGATCATCGGTGCCGGCACCTATGCGAACAATCAAACCTGTGCCGTCTCTTCCACGGGATGGGGCGAGTTTTTTATACGCGGAATGGTTGCCTATGACATTTCCGCACTAATGGAATACAAAGGCATGTCTTTGAAGGATGCCGCGAAGGAGGTTATACAGAAAAAACTTCCCGGCCTGGGCGGGAACGGGGGAATTATTGCCGTGGATCACCTCGGAAACATGGTCATGGAATTCAATACCGCCGGAATGTACAGGGCCAGCATGAATGCGAAAGGAGAGCTCCACGTGGGGATTTATGAGAATTGA
- a CDS encoding ArnT family glycosyltransferase gives MDSTKKKEQFVLLFLIVLTIVNLIQSLATQLIFDEAYYWYFSQNPSWGYFDHPPMVAILARIGTTLFDNELGVRLFAPLLFSGTIFLLWKIIDDRRKYDHVWIFCLLSASVALFNAYGFFMLPDTPLLFFGALFLYGYKIFLKRESTAAILVLGFSMAALMYSKYHAILLIGFVVLSNPKLFLRYRFWIAVLLSLVLYIPHLYWLYETDFASLRYHLSGRANSYYRVKFTLDYILNTLIVLGFSFPLIYWALYRFTRFGHLKNHVFDRALVFTAWGIIGFFLLSSFNRKTQAQWPLLTILPLIVLTFRYGLEQEKFRKWLRITSIMSLVALCMARVILVSEELSPINYESHGNKRWTQKLYEETKGLPVVFEDSYRNASMYGFYTRVPVYSLNSVKHRQSQFDIDSSEYKFRHKKVAYLSGREDFEDSIVQMRIGRGKGHVWKGKFVEDFSSFRKLICRVENDKIIRGRDSVSLTLVNPYSEGVGFGNLKFYGLVLNEKKQIQDTINIFPGNKDGSRTLSAESTIHFRAGMDSIGKLSEGGLFRVSISENGLPSGFQGDIIPIEDEE, from the coding sequence ATGGACTCCACGAAGAAAAAAGAACAATTCGTACTGCTTTTTTTGATCGTATTAACGATAGTAAATCTCATACAGAGCCTGGCTACCCAGTTGATCTTTGACGAGGCCTATTATTGGTATTTTTCCCAAAATCCGAGCTGGGGGTATTTTGACCATCCGCCCATGGTGGCCATCCTTGCGAGGATCGGGACTACACTTTTTGACAATGAACTGGGGGTACGGCTTTTTGCCCCGTTGCTGTTTTCGGGGACCATATTCCTGCTCTGGAAAATAATCGACGACAGGAGAAAATATGATCACGTATGGATATTCTGCCTGCTATCGGCCTCTGTGGCACTGTTTAACGCCTATGGGTTTTTTATGCTTCCGGATACACCGCTGCTTTTTTTCGGAGCTTTGTTCCTTTACGGATACAAGATTTTTCTGAAAAGGGAGAGCACCGCGGCCATACTGGTTCTCGGTTTCAGCATGGCGGCCCTGATGTATAGTAAATACCATGCTATCCTGCTTATAGGCTTTGTGGTATTGTCCAACCCGAAATTGTTTTTAAGATACAGGTTCTGGATTGCGGTCCTGCTTTCCCTTGTGCTGTATATCCCGCATCTCTACTGGTTGTATGAGACCGACTTTGCTTCTTTGAGATATCATCTGTCCGGCCGGGCCAACAGTTATTACCGCGTTAAATTTACACTGGACTATATTCTTAACACACTAATTGTTCTCGGGTTTTCGTTCCCCCTGATATACTGGGCACTTTACAGGTTTACGCGTTTTGGTCATTTAAAAAACCACGTTTTTGACCGTGCACTGGTTTTTACGGCATGGGGAATTATCGGGTTTTTCCTGTTGTCGTCCTTTAACCGGAAAACCCAGGCACAATGGCCCCTGTTAACCATTTTGCCGCTTATTGTGCTTACTTTCCGGTACGGTTTGGAGCAGGAGAAGTTCAGAAAATGGCTGCGCATTACCAGTATCATGTCCCTGGTGGCACTTTGTATGGCAAGGGTAATCCTGGTAAGTGAAGAACTCTCGCCCATTAATTACGAAAGTCACGGAAACAAGAGATGGACGCAAAAACTCTACGAAGAGACCAAAGGGCTTCCGGTAGTTTTTGAAGACTCTTACAGGAATGCAAGTATGTACGGTTTTTATACCAGGGTCCCCGTGTATTCGCTGAACAGTGTAAAACACCGGCAAAGCCAGTTCGATATAGACAGTTCCGAATATAAATTCCGGCATAAAAAAGTGGCCTATCTGAGCGGACGGGAAGATTTTGAAGATTCAATTGTTCAGATGCGTATAGGCAGGGGAAAAGGACATGTGTGGAAAGGCAAATTCGTAGAAGATTTCAGTTCGTTCCGGAAACTGATATGCCGCGTGGAAAACGATAAAATAATCCGCGGCAGGGATTCCGTTTCGCTCACACTCGTAAATCCGTACAGTGAGGGTGTGGGGTTCGGTAACCTGAAATTTTACGGTCTGGTGCTCAACGAAAAGAAGCAGATACAGGATACGATAAATATATTTCCCGGGAACAAGGACGGCAGCCGTACGTTGAGTGCGGAAAGCACCATACATTTCCGGGCAGGGATGGATAGTATCGGCAAACTTTCGGAAGGCGGGTTGTTCCGGGTCTCCATCTCGGAAAACGGGTTACCTTCCGGGTTTCAGGGTGATATTATCCCTATTGAAGATGAAGAATGA
- a CDS encoding dihydroorotase, with product MKTLIKNAIAVNEFRKFETDVLIEDEIILKIDKNISAENCNVIDAEGKHLFPGAIDDQVHFREPGLTHKATIATESRAAIAGGITSFIEMPNTKPQATTIEKLEEKFAIAANTSHANYSFMFGGTNDNLEEILRVDPKSCAGLKLFLGSSTGNMLVDDEKVLENIFSKTGLIISAHCEDETTIKNNLEAYKARYGDDIPIKHHPKIRSEEACYLSSSRAIALAKKTGARLHVFHLSTAKETDLFRNDIPLKEKKITAEVCIHHLWFCDDDYENKGTFIKWNPAVKTPADRKGLWEALLDDRIDVIATDHAPHALEEKQNNYVNAPSGGPLVQHAMTAMLDAYHNGKISLEKIVEKMCHNPAILFQIKKRGFLREGYFADLVLADLGKPTTVTRESLLYKCGWSPFEGTTFQSGITHTFVNGNLAYHNGTFHELRRVKRLEFDR from the coding sequence ATGAAAACGCTCATCAAGAATGCCATTGCGGTCAACGAATTCCGAAAATTCGAAACCGACGTTCTAATAGAGGACGAGATCATTCTGAAAATAGACAAAAACATTTCCGCAGAAAACTGTAACGTCATCGACGCCGAAGGAAAACACCTTTTCCCGGGTGCCATAGACGACCAGGTACATTTCAGGGAGCCGGGGCTAACCCATAAGGCCACCATAGCCACCGAAAGCAGGGCGGCCATAGCCGGAGGGATCACTTCGTTCATAGAAATGCCCAATACCAAACCACAGGCTACCACCATAGAAAAACTGGAAGAAAAGTTTGCCATAGCCGCCAACACCTCACATGCCAATTATTCCTTTATGTTCGGCGGCACCAATGACAACCTGGAAGAAATACTCCGAGTAGACCCGAAATCCTGTGCGGGATTGAAGCTTTTCCTCGGGTCTTCCACCGGGAATATGCTGGTTGACGATGAAAAGGTACTGGAAAACATCTTCTCCAAAACCGGCCTTATCATTTCTGCCCACTGTGAAGACGAGACCACCATAAAAAACAACCTGGAAGCATACAAAGCCAGATACGGCGATGACATCCCGATAAAACATCACCCGAAGATCCGCAGTGAAGAAGCCTGTTACCTGTCTTCTTCCCGGGCCATTGCCCTGGCCAAAAAAACAGGGGCAAGGCTCCACGTATTCCACCTTTCCACGGCAAAGGAAACCGATTTGTTCCGGAATGATATTCCCCTGAAAGAAAAAAAGATAACCGCCGAAGTATGTATCCATCACCTCTGGTTCTGTGATGACGATTATGAAAACAAGGGAACCTTTATCAAGTGGAACCCCGCTGTAAAAACCCCGGCAGACCGAAAAGGCTTATGGGAGGCCCTGCTGGACGACCGGATAGATGTCATAGCCACGGACCATGCGCCGCATGCCCTGGAAGAAAAACAAAACAATTATGTCAACGCCCCTTCCGGAGGACCCCTCGTGCAACACGCCATGACGGCCATGCTGGACGCTTATCACAACGGAAAAATATCCCTGGAGAAGATCGTGGAAAAAATGTGCCACAACCCCGCCATACTGTTCCAGATAAAGAAAAGGGGATTCCTCAGGGAAGGCTATTTTGCCGACCTGGTCCTGGCCGACCTCGGCAAACCCACCACAGTGACCCGGGAAAGCCTGCTGTACAAATGTGGCTGGTCTCCTTTTGAAGGAACGACCTTCCAATCGGGAATTACCCATACCTTTGTAAACGGGAACCTGGCATACCACAACGGTACGTTCCATGAATTACGCCGTGTAAAACGACTGGAGTTCGACCGCTAA
- a CDS encoding copper resistance protein NlpE yields MKKVILSAVVVMGVTVLLTSCKHKEKPAKENESTEQVSEEPAVTDMHNAANSLDFEGVYEGTVPCADCEGIKMTVTINEDHSFKEVYEYLGVEKENTFSDEGTWEIQESTITFRPKEGDNKRMYFVGEGFIQALDQEGNKIDGDMAEMYILKKTE; encoded by the coding sequence ATGAAAAAAGTAATTTTAAGTGCTGTGGTTGTTATGGGGGTAACCGTACTCCTCACTTCGTGTAAGCACAAGGAAAAACCGGCAAAGGAAAACGAAAGTACCGAACAGGTAAGTGAAGAACCGGCAGTTACGGATATGCACAATGCAGCCAATTCCCTGGATTTCGAAGGCGTTTATGAAGGTACCGTTCCCTGTGCCGACTGTGAAGGTATAAAAATGACCGTTACCATAAACGAGGACCATTCGTTTAAAGAAGTATACGAATACCTCGGTGTGGAAAAAGAAAATACCTTTTCAGATGAAGGAACCTGGGAAATACAGGAGAGTACAATTACTTTCCGGCCAAAAGAAGGTGACAATAAACGGATGTATTTCGTGGGAGAGGGGTTTATACAGGCCCTGGATCAGGAAGGCAACAAAATAGACGGCGATATGGCCGAGATGTATATCCTGAAAAAAACGGAATAG